A genomic window from Luteolibacter sp. LG18 includes:
- a CDS encoding RDD family protein → MSEDTSNPYSPPASEPLPPLAAESGEFPLASPWTRFHSVVIDGVVNLGVVRLIRFAFSSAGFPLVWAESGAYASGKNYLLALLGIIVFYAVQSWLLCRSGQTIGKKLTGIRIATMTGGKPSAIDLLLKRYGFSSLLMFIPIVGGIISLVDILSIFRKDRRCLHDQIAGTQVVRVTG, encoded by the coding sequence ATGAGCGAGGACACGTCCAATCCCTACTCCCCACCCGCCAGCGAGCCCCTGCCACCATTGGCCGCGGAATCAGGAGAGTTTCCCCTCGCGTCCCCGTGGACCCGGTTTCACAGCGTCGTCATCGATGGAGTGGTCAATCTGGGCGTCGTCCGCCTCATCCGCTTCGCGTTCTCCTCCGCCGGGTTCCCTCTGGTGTGGGCCGAATCGGGGGCCTACGCATCCGGGAAGAACTACCTGCTGGCCCTGTTGGGCATCATCGTGTTCTACGCCGTGCAATCGTGGCTCCTCTGCCGCAGCGGCCAGACCATCGGCAAAAAACTCACCGGCATCCGCATCGCCACCATGACCGGAGGCAAGCCTTCCGCCATCGATCTCCTGCTGAAGCGCTATGGCTTCTCGAGCCTCCTCATGTTCATTCCCATCGTCGGCGGAATCATCAGCCTGGTGGACATCCTGAGCATCTTCCGCAAGGACCGCCGCTGCCTCCACGACCAGATCGCGGGAACCCAGGTCGTCCGCGTCACGGGCTGA
- a CDS encoding TetR/AcrR family transcriptional regulator gives MNAPKPATPIGRPRAFDADQALEKALLLFWEKGYEGTSLSDLTAAMGINRPSLYAAFGNKQALFQKVLARYSEGPAAYVKAALALPTARATAEALLRGALDLQSDPAHPRGCLAIQSALVCGDEARPVREQLIAQRCDMQAALAARFTRARKAGEFSKDVDPARLARYLCTVLQGMAVQATSGATVEELRGIAEQAMFAWPADPRAK, from the coding sequence ATGAATGCTCCCAAGCCCGCCACCCCCATCGGCCGCCCGCGCGCCTTCGACGCCGATCAGGCGCTCGAAAAGGCCCTGCTGCTGTTCTGGGAAAAAGGCTACGAAGGCACCTCCCTTAGCGACCTCACCGCCGCCATGGGCATCAACCGCCCCAGCCTCTACGCCGCCTTCGGCAACAAGCAGGCCCTCTTCCAGAAAGTCCTCGCCCGCTACAGCGAAGGTCCCGCCGCCTACGTCAAGGCCGCCCTCGCCCTGCCCACCGCCCGCGCCACCGCCGAGGCCCTCCTGCGCGGCGCCCTCGATCTCCAATCGGACCCCGCCCACCCCCGCGGCTGCCTCGCCATCCAGAGCGCCCTCGTCTGCGGCGATGAAGCCCGCCCCGTGCGCGAGCAACTCATCGCCCAGCGCTGCGACATGCAGGCCGCCCTCGCCGCGCGCTTCACCCGCGCCCGGAAAGCCGGCGAGTTCTCCAAGGACGTCGACCCCGCCCGCCTCGCCCGCTACCTCTGCACCGTCCTCCAGGGCATGGCCGTCCAGGCCACCAGCGGCGCCACCGTCGAGGAGCTCCGCGGCATCGCCGAGCAAGCCATGTTCGCTTGGCCCGCCGATCCCCGCGCCAAGTAG
- a CDS encoding SUKH-3 domain-containing protein has translation MKKRFPDEVEKILRAGGWTGTPSEQINFELPAHFEIFPAAENVLKEFAGFYYKPDPITGIEFARSEFSIDPRHFEYPADSFEEEEESLGKKLYPIGKIFDYPIDILIADDGVPYSLSEYGLCQDGDTFDDTLISCILGIRPCPNYTLYPVFDRQSSPDYPPVARCEWLLDKPLLPDPREEGPS, from the coding sequence ATGAAAAAAAGATTTCCTGACGAAGTGGAGAAAATTCTTCGAGCTGGCGGATGGACCGGAACTCCTAGCGAACAAATCAATTTTGAGTTACCCGCCCACTTCGAGATATTCCCCGCAGCCGAAAACGTCTTAAAAGAATTCGCGGGATTTTACTACAAACCCGACCCCATTACTGGCATCGAGTTTGCCAGATCCGAATTCAGCATCGATCCAAGACATTTCGAATACCCTGCCGATTCATTCGAGGAAGAAGAAGAATCATTAGGAAAGAAACTCTATCCAATCGGCAAGATATTCGACTACCCAATCGACATCTTAATCGCCGATGATGGAGTTCCCTATTCACTTTCAGAATACGGTCTCTGCCAAGACGGCGACACCTTCGACGATACATTGATTTCCTGCATTCTCGGTATCCGCCCATGCCCGAATTACACCCTCTATCCAGTCTTCGACCGGCAGTCCTCACCTGACTACCCTCCTGTCGCGCGCTGCGAATGGCTGCTGGACAAGCCTTTGCTCCCGGATCCTCGCGAGGAAGGTCCGTCGTAA
- a CDS encoding SUKH-3 domain-containing protein: MKKRFPNEVEKILRSGGWTGLQKDWNGKAASPFPAAEKALGEFGGFYYAPDPATGIEFARSRFIIDPGKVGYPTEYLEEEEKAIGKKLYAIGTLYDEPIDLLIAEDGTPYSNTDYGIYQDGDTFDDALIACILGIRPSPNYTLYPVFNRQAQPGQPPVARCEWLVDKPLLPDGRED; encoded by the coding sequence ATGAAAAAAAGATTCCCTAACGAAGTGGAGAAAATTCTCCGATCTGGTGGCTGGACAGGCCTTCAAAAGGATTGGAACGGGAAAGCTGCCTCCCCATTTCCAGCAGCCGAAAAGGCCCTAGGAGAGTTCGGAGGTTTTTATTATGCGCCCGACCCCGCCACTGGCATCGAATTTGCACGTTCCCGATTCATCATCGACCCTGGAAAAGTGGGATACCCCACTGAATATTTGGAAGAGGAAGAGAAAGCCATTGGCAAAAAGCTCTATGCCATTGGGACATTGTATGACGAACCCATCGACCTGTTGATCGCAGAAGATGGCACCCCCTACTCCAACACCGACTACGGCATCTATCAGGATGGCGACACCTTCGACGATGCATTGATTGCCTGCATCCTCGGCATCCGCCCATCCCCCAATTACACGCTCTATCCCGTTTTCAATCGACAAGCTCAACCCGGCCAACCACCGGTAGCTCGCTGCGAGTGGCTCGTCGACAAGCCATTGCTCCCGGATGGGCGGGAAGACTGA
- a CDS encoding sulfatase translates to MIACPSVFRAVLGLLVAVVVPSVRAAEEKPVPPNVIVIYIDDMGYGDIGPFGAKGYATPNLDRMAAEGTRFTSFYSVQAVCSASRAGLMTGCYPNRVGIAGALFPHSKVGLAPEETTIAEVCRTRGYATACIGKWHLGDAREFLPPQQGFDEYFGLPYSNDMRPLPGNTHPPLPLLEGNTVVNPAVDDAAQDQLTTWYTERAVDFIRRHKERPFFLYLPHSMVHVPLHVSDKFRGKTERGLFGDAVAELDWSVGEVLGELRRSGIDDRTLVMFCSDNGPWLNHGDHAGSAGPLREGKGTSWDGGVREPTLMRWPGHIPAGRTCDVPLATIDVLPTVAALAGAELPARKIDGVDIGDVITGKSDRAPHEALFFYYHGNDLESMRSGKWKLEFARSYSSLAGKPPGKDGKAVPYTQVKIPAAQLYDLDADPGERSDLAAARPEVVARLSALADRQREELGDELVKRPGTARRAPGKTTAVSVFPSDAGFEKKPEAKYGAR, encoded by the coding sequence ATGATCGCTTGTCCTTCCGTGTTCCGGGCCGTGCTGGGGTTGCTGGTGGCCGTGGTGGTTCCTTCCGTCCGCGCGGCGGAGGAGAAGCCCGTGCCGCCGAACGTGATCGTGATCTACATCGATGACATGGGCTACGGCGACATCGGCCCGTTCGGGGCGAAGGGTTACGCGACGCCAAACCTGGACCGGATGGCGGCGGAGGGGACACGGTTCACGAGCTTCTACTCGGTGCAGGCGGTGTGCTCGGCGAGCCGCGCGGGGCTGATGACGGGGTGTTATCCAAACAGGGTGGGAATCGCTGGCGCGCTGTTCCCGCACTCGAAGGTGGGGCTGGCTCCGGAGGAAACGACGATCGCGGAGGTGTGCAGGACCCGTGGCTACGCGACGGCCTGCATCGGGAAATGGCACCTGGGGGACGCGCGGGAGTTCCTGCCGCCGCAGCAGGGTTTCGATGAGTATTTCGGCCTGCCGTATTCGAACGACATGCGGCCGCTGCCGGGCAACACGCACCCGCCGCTGCCGCTGCTGGAGGGCAACACGGTGGTGAATCCAGCGGTGGACGATGCGGCGCAGGACCAGCTCACGACATGGTACACGGAGCGCGCGGTGGACTTCATCCGCCGCCACAAGGAGCGGCCGTTTTTTCTCTACCTGCCGCACTCGATGGTGCACGTGCCGCTGCATGTCTCGGACAAGTTCCGCGGCAAGACGGAGCGCGGGCTGTTCGGGGACGCGGTGGCGGAGCTCGATTGGTCGGTGGGCGAGGTGCTGGGGGAACTGCGCCGCAGCGGCATCGATGACCGCACGCTGGTGATGTTCTGCTCGGACAACGGGCCGTGGTTGAACCATGGCGATCACGCGGGCAGCGCCGGGCCGCTGCGGGAGGGCAAGGGCACGAGTTGGGACGGCGGCGTGCGCGAGCCGACGCTGATGCGCTGGCCGGGCCACATCCCGGCGGGCCGCACCTGCGATGTGCCGCTGGCGACCATCGACGTGCTGCCGACGGTGGCGGCGCTGGCCGGAGCGGAGCTGCCGGCGCGGAAGATCGATGGCGTGGACATCGGCGATGTGATCACGGGAAAGAGCGATCGCGCGCCGCACGAGGCGCTGTTTTTCTACTACCACGGCAATGACCTGGAATCGATGCGCTCGGGCAAGTGGAAGCTGGAGTTCGCGCGCAGCTACAGCTCGCTGGCGGGAAAACCGCCGGGGAAGGACGGCAAGGCCGTGCCCTACACGCAGGTGAAGATCCCCGCCGCGCAGCTCTACGATCTGGATGCCGATCCGGGCGAGCGGAGCGATCTCGCCGCCGCCCGTCCGGAGGTGGTGGCACGCCTTTCCGCACTCGCGGACCGGCAGCGCGAGGAACTCGGCGATGAGCTGGTGAAACGCCCGGGCACCGCCCGCCGCGCGCCGGGGAAAACCACGGCGGTCTCGGTGTTCCCGTCCGACGCGGGCTTCGAGAAGAAGCCGGAGGCGAAGTACGGGGCGCGATAA
- a CDS encoding glucose 1-dehydrogenase, translated as MSTSTGSKLQGKTAIVTGASKGIGASIARLLAAEGAAVVVNYASSREGADRVVAEITAAGGKAVAVQADVSKQEDITRLVAESVAAHGPIDILVNNAGIYEMAPLEEITAESFQRQFGLNVLGLLLTTQEAAKQFNPAGGSVINISSVVSTYAPAGSAIYSGTKGAVDTITRVLSKELGGRGIRVNAINPGMVDTEGTRSAGIATDESEFRKHLEATTPLGRIGRPDDIGSAAVFLASDDSSWVTGELFYVAGGLR; from the coding sequence ATGAGCACGAGCACTGGAAGCAAATTGCAAGGGAAGACCGCCATCGTCACCGGAGCCTCGAAGGGCATCGGGGCGTCCATCGCGCGCCTGCTGGCGGCGGAGGGAGCGGCGGTGGTGGTGAACTACGCCTCAAGCCGGGAGGGGGCGGACCGGGTGGTGGCGGAGATCACGGCCGCGGGAGGCAAGGCGGTGGCGGTGCAGGCGGATGTTTCGAAGCAGGAGGACATCACGCGGCTGGTGGCGGAGAGCGTGGCGGCCCACGGGCCGATCGACATCCTGGTGAACAACGCGGGGATCTACGAGATGGCGCCGCTGGAGGAGATCACGGCGGAGTCGTTCCAGCGGCAGTTCGGCCTGAACGTGCTGGGGCTGCTGCTGACGACGCAGGAGGCGGCGAAGCAGTTCAATCCGGCGGGCGGGAGCGTGATCAACATCAGCTCGGTGGTGAGCACGTACGCGCCGGCGGGGTCCGCCATTTACAGCGGCACGAAGGGCGCGGTGGACACGATCACGCGTGTGCTTTCGAAGGAGCTGGGCGGGCGCGGGATCCGGGTGAACGCGATCAATCCGGGGATGGTGGACACGGAGGGGACGCGCAGCGCGGGCATCGCGACGGATGAGAGCGAATTCCGGAAGCACCTGGAGGCGACCACGCCGCTGGGCCGGATCGGCCGCCCGGATGACATCGGGAGCGCGGCGGTGTTCCTGGCATCCGACGATTCCTCGTGGGTGACGGGCGAGCTGTTCTACGTGGCCGGCGGGCTGCGGTGA
- a CDS encoding autotransporter-associated beta strand repeat-containing protein, whose translation MKPRLLRACLPGLSLIVLTTATVRADNDGTWQGTATTGTWQDTTKWVSGLPAYGGFSTATFGSNITATTTIDQDLPGLQIGNLVFSDNGASGSAWTLSGANAITLGNGLTPGQSSTVTTTTAATIGTVLAGLNGLTKNGAATLTLTNSNSYGGGTLVNAGTLSLGTGGTGANTSTVTALGTGTVTINSGATVRLWIQNSNSFTIANHWILDGGRVLGEDGIYTLSGTIVLGAGGGTLAANWTGKTITSTGVISGDGPLTLALGPSSTGGWVFLNGANTYTGATSIPGAGVTVSSFNSVSGGTASSSLGAPSSVANGTIAIGATTTTGKIDYTGSGETTDRVINLSGGSGGASVNHLGTGLLKFTSAFTATGAGAKTLGLSGGTSGSGEIAGAIVDAAAGTTQLAATFATNATQVTLASVAGITTSSILTGTGIAAGTTVTAIDTANKKVTLSTPATGASGAVGSTYSASGVVNPTAISKSGTGTWTLSGANSYSGTTTVNAGVLKFANPAALYNNIPASWTSANLTVASGATAAFHLGGAGEFTAANVTALSALTNVASGTPASLGFKSGSFIGLDTTNAPGGTVTFSGAFADHVAGTTTDTLGLRKLGTGTLVLTGFNANTAGTVVEAGTLDLAAGGGSGAIRGFLTVNAGTTLKVSAANGMGTNQNQRIGNTTLNGTIDIQNTGLNSFTTMTFTLTGGTITGMAGSKLDLRNNGGGNVFVNTLASAATSVISVPTLGTAGNDPVFNTASGTTPSGIDLLVSSNIINDAGTGGNSAGTHSVTKNGAGHMRLTGVNSYTGATIVNAGTLGGSGCATSALTVNAAGTLAPGAGIGTWAATAATFASGATFKAEINSSTATADKLAATGAVNLGGATLSVSDLGSATLAAGTKLTLVDYTGGTLTGTFAGLGEGGTVTAGANTLIIHYSDSSKVTLTAAGGGYSAWAAANAGGQAAELDADGDGVPNGVEYLMGLTGTGFTANPKPVNGVVTWPKDPAAAATYIVQVSSDLATWTTAPGGVTDNGSSVSYTLPPGDSKRFARLKVTLP comes from the coding sequence ATGAAACCCAGGCTCCTCCGCGCTTGTCTCCCCGGCCTCTCCCTCATCGTCCTGACCACCGCCACCGTCCGCGCCGACAATGACGGTACCTGGCAGGGCACCGCCACCACCGGTACGTGGCAGGACACCACGAAGTGGGTGTCCGGCCTCCCCGCCTACGGTGGTTTTAGTACCGCCACCTTCGGCAGCAACATCACCGCCACCACCACCATCGACCAGGACTTGCCCGGCCTTCAGATCGGCAACCTCGTCTTCAGCGACAACGGTGCCTCCGGCTCCGCGTGGACGCTTTCCGGGGCCAATGCCATCACCCTCGGCAACGGCCTGACGCCCGGCCAATCCTCCACCGTCACCACCACCACCGCGGCCACCATCGGTACCGTGCTCGCGGGCCTCAACGGCCTGACGAAGAACGGCGCGGCCACGCTCACGCTCACGAATTCGAACAGCTACGGCGGCGGCACCCTGGTCAACGCCGGCACGCTTTCGCTCGGCACCGGCGGCACCGGCGCGAACACCTCCACCGTCACCGCCCTCGGCACCGGCACGGTCACCATCAACTCCGGGGCGACCGTCCGCCTCTGGATCCAGAACAGCAACAGCTTCACGATCGCCAACCACTGGATTCTCGATGGCGGCCGCGTGCTCGGCGAGGACGGCATTTACACGCTCTCCGGCACCATCGTGCTCGGCGCGGGCGGCGGCACCCTCGCCGCGAACTGGACCGGCAAGACGATCACCTCCACCGGGGTGATCTCCGGCGATGGTCCGCTCACCCTCGCGCTCGGGCCCTCTTCCACCGGCGGCTGGGTTTTCCTCAACGGGGCGAACACCTACACCGGCGCGACGAGCATCCCCGGCGCGGGCGTGACCGTGTCCTCGTTCAACTCGGTGTCCGGCGGCACCGCTTCGTCCAGTCTCGGCGCTCCGTCCTCCGTGGCGAACGGCACCATCGCCATCGGTGCCACCACCACCACCGGCAAGATCGATTACACCGGCAGCGGGGAAACCACCGACCGCGTGATCAACCTGAGCGGCGGCAGCGGTGGCGCGAGCGTGAACCACCTCGGCACCGGCCTGTTGAAATTCACCTCCGCCTTCACCGCCACCGGCGCGGGTGCCAAGACCCTCGGCCTGAGCGGCGGCACCAGCGGCAGCGGCGAGATCGCCGGAGCGATCGTGGACGCGGCCGCCGGCACCACCCAGCTCGCCGCCACCTTCGCCACCAATGCCACCCAGGTGACGCTCGCTTCCGTCGCGGGCATCACCACCAGCTCCATCCTCACCGGCACCGGCATCGCCGCGGGCACCACCGTGACCGCCATCGATACCGCGAACAAGAAGGTGACCCTGAGCACCCCGGCCACTGGTGCCAGCGGCGCGGTGGGGTCCACCTACAGCGCCTCGGGCGTGGTCAATCCCACCGCGATTTCGAAATCCGGCACCGGCACCTGGACGCTCTCCGGCGCGAATTCCTACAGCGGCACGACCACCGTGAACGCCGGCGTGTTGAAGTTCGCGAACCCCGCGGCGCTCTACAACAACATCCCGGCCTCCTGGACCTCGGCGAACCTCACCGTGGCCTCCGGTGCCACTGCCGCCTTCCACCTGGGCGGTGCGGGCGAGTTCACCGCCGCCAACGTCACTGCCCTTTCGGCACTCACCAATGTCGCCAGCGGCACGCCCGCCAGCCTCGGCTTCAAGAGCGGCTCGTTCATCGGCCTGGACACCACCAACGCCCCCGGCGGCACCGTCACGTTCAGCGGCGCGTTCGCCGACCATGTCGCCGGCACCACCACCGATACCCTCGGCCTGCGCAAGCTGGGCACCGGCACGCTGGTGCTCACCGGCTTCAATGCGAACACCGCCGGCACCGTGGTGGAAGCGGGCACGCTCGACCTCGCCGCGGGCGGCGGCAGCGGGGCCATCCGCGGTTTTCTCACCGTGAATGCCGGAACCACCCTCAAGGTCAGCGCGGCCAATGGCATGGGTACCAACCAGAACCAGCGCATCGGCAACACCACGCTCAACGGCACCATCGACATCCAGAACACCGGCCTGAATTCCTTCACCACGATGACGTTCACCCTCACCGGCGGCACCATCACCGGCATGGCGGGATCGAAGCTCGACCTGCGGAACAATGGCGGCGGCAATGTGTTCGTGAACACGCTGGCCTCGGCGGCCACCTCGGTCATCAGCGTGCCCACGCTCGGCACCGCGGGCAATGATCCCGTCTTCAACACCGCCTCCGGCACCACGCCCTCCGGCATAGACCTGCTGGTCAGCTCGAACATCATCAACGACGCCGGCACCGGCGGCAACAGCGCGGGCACCCACAGCGTCACCAAGAACGGCGCGGGCCATATGCGCCTCACCGGCGTGAACTCCTACACCGGTGCCACCATCGTGAACGCCGGGACCCTGGGCGGCAGCGGCTGCGCCACGTCCGCGCTCACCGTGAACGCCGCGGGCACGCTCGCTCCCGGCGCGGGCATCGGCACCTGGGCCGCCACCGCCGCCACCTTCGCGTCAGGCGCCACCTTCAAGGCGGAGATCAACAGCTCCACCGCCACCGCCGACAAGCTCGCCGCCACCGGCGCGGTGAATCTCGGCGGGGCCACGCTGTCCGTCTCCGACCTCGGCTCCGCCACCCTCGCCGCGGGCACGAAGCTCACGCTCGTCGATTACACTGGTGGCACGCTCACCGGCACGTTCGCAGGGCTGGGGGAGGGAGGAACCGTCACCGCGGGAGCGAACACCCTCATCATCCACTACTCGGATAGTAGCAAGGTGACGCTGACGGCGGCTGGCGGTGGCTACTCCGCCTGGGCCGCCGCCAACGCCGGGGGCCAGGCCGCGGAGCTCGATGCCGACGGCGACGGCGTCCCGAACGGCGTGGAGTATCTCATGGGCCTCACCGGCACCGGCTTCACCGCCAATCCCAAGCCCGTCAACGGCGTGGTCACCTGGCCGAAGGACCCCGCCGCCGCCGCCACCTACATCGTGCAGGTTTCCTCGGACCTCGCCACCTGGACCACCGCGCCCGGCGGCGTCACGGACAATGGCAGCTCCGTGAGCTACACCCTTCCTCCCGGCGATTCGAAACGCTTCGCCCGCCTCAAGGTCACCCTGCCCTGA